A single region of the Theileria annulata chromosome 4, complete sequence, *** SEQUENCING IN PROGRESS *** genome encodes:
- a CDS encoding cyclin-dependent serimne/threonine kinase (Cdk)-related protein, putative (Tap349h10.p1c.C.cand.52 - score = 42.81;~SMART STYKc (SM00221) at aa 101-396, E()=8.39e-07; 113-45, E()=1.01e-19; pfam:cyclin (PF00134) at aa 500-645, E()=1.30e-02), with protein MIVINEFNKRLTPTSISVNALKRKLTKISGEFYEKCFSSPIKEIVCIIFMFVDPREVISTFLYVNKTWNKVLLNSQIWNCYEEKYGILSRITINPFKILSERRSKGKVFMGKYLCDSKVNKNNYENVVVRVIDLKLTNAGKNDGIPTSSLREMSFMNLIQHPNVVKYYGSQIIDNNLFIVTEYVEYNLVEYMERKHREFEYINSCKTLLKNEVMKIMMDLLKAVSFIHSMKVFHRNLKPENIFIDCDVIVGESGLIYKFKSLKIGDFCMGRLTGLMEYSPEETKERYQSFRECRRLFYRAPELILRCDSYDQSIDLWSIGVVFYEIACKDTLFKGINEISLIWDIFNVTGFPDYSSLNSLSMDLYLKWKSVILPNKPIDIEHVISSSKCWEEYDRLCNEYSKSGQLEPFEKLVKFSKIMGTECVKLLFGFISVIPSNRPDIMKVMEKQTLWDLKIPENGCECLLTGNECRLTNQPLYLAGVQNGKIESNYNPKQTNFIMNKTNHVFNEENVKHPHSIMDYQIIHKHIVNWYFYVAKCFKLSSLTVHIGVDCLINVMILLGTAKLKQLVSIFISCLKIAHRINEISQEYYRCDNLTEYSEIAVISREITKILGAKNQTLLKVNLPDRNELIYYEKEIMRLVDFNLPLYSLSYLVYDMGKTMQIDIVSECFQFSYFLSDLCLYYLELNKFENELKAQIIWLISLLKYKTNDSKFCENNEETNKFYMEENKQLGSEYKGDELEEVKRVMRRLINSKKWYRSKSISKVLRCVSLIEYIANVGCKKMKIDPDQNEIYGIHTVNFSIEGIVNVKFKLIKMLICEEVEEQMKGIPEDILCRNLIQEIQNL; from the exons ATGATAGTTATTAATGAGTTTAATAAAAGACTTACTCCAACCTCAATAAGTGTAAATGCATTGAAAAGAAAGTTAACCAAAATCTCTGGTGAATTTTATGAAAAGTGCTTTTCAAGTCCAATTAAAGAGATAGTGTGTATCATATTCATGTTCGTTGACCCTAGAGAAGTCATTTCAACATTCCTTTATGTTAATAAAACTTGGAATAAAGTGTTGTTGAACTCCCAAATATGGAACTGTTATGAGGAAAAATACGGGATCCTTTCAAGAATAACCATTAACCCATTCAAAATCTTATCAGAGAGAAGGTCTAAAGGTAAAGTGTTTATGGGTAAATATTTGTGTGATTCCAAAgtaaacaaaaataattatgagAATGTTGTAGTGAGAGTGATAGACCTTAAGCTAACGAATGCAGGTAAAAATGACGGAATTCCTACTTCAAGCCTTAGGGAGATGTCATTCATGAATTTGATCCAGCACCCTAATGTAGTTAAGTACTATGGATCCCAGATCATCGATAACAACCTTTTCATAGTTACTGAATATGTTGAGTATAATTTAGTCGAATACATGGAACGAAAGCACAGAgaatttgaatatattaactcTTGTAAGACTTTGTTGAAAAACGAAgtgatgaaaataatgatggATTTGCTTAAGGCAGTATCTTTTATACACTCGATGAAAGTTTTTCACAGAAACCTAAAACCTGAAAACATCTTTATAGATTGTGATGTAATTGTGGGTGAATCTGGTTTGATTTACAAGTTTAAAAGTCTTAAAATTGGTGACTTTTGTATGGGAAGATTAACTGGGTTAATGGAGTACTCCCCAGAGGAAACAAAGGAGCGTTACCAAAGTTTCAGAGAGTGCAGGAGATTATTCTACAGAGCTCCAGAACTAATTCTCAGATGTGATTCGTATGATCAATCAATTGATTTATGGTCCATTGGTGTTGTATTTTATGAAATAGCTTGTAAGGATACATTGTTCAAAGGGATTAACGAAATCAGCCTCATATGGGATATTTTCAACGTAACTGGTTTCCCTGATTATTCATCACTAAATTCCTTATCTATGGATCTATATCTTAAGTGGAAAAGTGTGATACTTCCAAATAAACCAATAGATATTGAACATGTCATATCAAGTTCAAAATg TTGGGAAGAATATGATAGATTATGTAACGAATACTCTAAATCTGGCCAATTAGAGCCCTTCGAGAAGTTAGTCAAGTTTTCTAAAATAATGGGAACTGAGTGTGTTAAATTACTCTTTGGTTTCATTAGTGTTATTCCATCAAATAGACCTGATATCATGAAAGTAATGGAAAAACAAACGCTGTGGGACCTTAAAATCCCAGAAAATGGCTGTGAATGTTTACTCACAGGTAATGAATGCAGACTAACCAACCAACCATTATACCTTGCTGGGGTTCAGAATGGAAAAATAGAAAGTAATTACAATCCCAAacaaacaaattttatcatGAATAAAACAAACCATGTGTTTAATGAGGAAAATGTTAAACATCCACACTCTATTATGgattatcaaattatacATAAACACATA GTAAATTGGTATTTTTATGTTGCAAAATGctttaaattatcttccTTAACAGTTCACATTGGAGTTGATTGTCTCATAAATGTGATGATTTTATTGGGAACTGCAAAACTAAAGCAGCTTGTTTCTATATTCATAAGCTGTTTGAAAATAGCCCATAGGATCAATGAAATCTCTCAGGAGTATTACAGGTGCGACAACTTGACTGAATACTCCGAAATAGCAGTGATTTCTAGGgaaataactaaaatattgGGGGCTAAAAATCAAACACTTTTAAAGGTAAACCTCCCTGATAGGAACGAGTTGATATACTACGAGAAGGAAATTATGAGACTGGTTGACTTCAATTTACCACTTTATTCCTTATCTTATTTGGTGTATGATATGGGCAAAACGATGCAAATTGATATTGTGTCAGAGTGTTTTcaattttcttattttttatctgATTTGTGCTTATATTACTTGGAGCTTAacaaatttgaaaatgagtTAAAGGCACAAATTATCTGGTTAATCTCTTTATTGAAATATAAGACAAATGACTCAAAATTTTGTGAAAATAACGAAGAAACAAAT aaattttatatggaagaaaataaacaattGGGAAGTGAATATAAAGGAGATGAATTGGAAGAGGTGAAGAGAGTCATGAGGAGGTTAAttaatagtaaaaaatGGTATAGAAGTAAATCAATCAGTAAAGTGCTAAGATGTGTATCGttaatagaatatataGCTAATGTTGGTTGcaaaaaaatgaaaatcGACCCGGACCAGAATGAAATTTATGGAATCCACACCGTTAATTTTAGCATTGAAGGGATAGTTAACGtaaaattcaaattaataaaaatgcTAATATGTGAGGAGGTAGAAGAACAAATGAAAGGAATTCCGGAAGATATCTTATGTAGAAACCTGATACAAgaaatacaaaatttataa
- a CDS encoding uncharacterized protein (Tap349h10.p1c.C.cand.51 - score = 15.46;~SMART 3 domains ZnF_C3H1 (SM00356) at aa 69-95, E()=1.56e-02; 101-128, E()=1.91e+00; 130-154, E()=9.02e-01), producing MYNRRKSQGPMDSHNHEYDRRRKTRSNEAFARHKQRYNEILERRKMIDDRRNDIPPPPVRYGRNEYKDKSKIICRYFYRFGTCTKGESCIFSHDCTPLNSKDLKLCHYFVKNEGCKKTAEECKYSHEVHKFLCRQNVINGFCNLGGNCQFNHMPQDSIKRMDDTEKLKFCYNNKKFLVKALINFLINENWINPQHIGVCDDVKGLTAIVTSYNNIPEKIIKTIPWYLHYTLLILEKDLHAMQTKNEQPKP from the coding sequence ATGTATAATAGAAGAAAATCTCAGGGTCCTATGGACTCACACAACCATGAATACGATAGGCGTAGGAAGACCAGATCCAATGAAGCGTTTGCAAGACACAAACAGAGGTATAATGAGATTCTAGAGAGACGTAAAATGATAGATGATCGTAGAAACGATATACCTCCTCCTCCAGTAAGATATGGAAGGAACGAATATAAAGACAAGTCAAAAATAATATGCAGATATTTTTACAGGTTCGGCACCTGTACCAAGGGCGAATCTTGTATTTTTTCTCATGATTGTACTCCTTTGAACTCAAAGGACCTGAAGCTGTGTCACTACTTTGTGAAGAATGAGGGGTGTAAAAAGACCGCAGAAGAATGTAAATACTCTCACGAAGTCCATAAGTTCCTCTGCAGACAGAATGTGATTAACGGATTCTGCAACTTGGGAGGAAACTGCCAGTTCAATCATATGCCTCAAGACTCAATAAAGAGGATGGATGATACTGAGAAGCTTAAGTTCTGTTACAATAACAAAAAGTTCCTTGTGAAGGCTCTCATTAACTTTTTAATCAATGAGAACTGGATTAACCCTCAGCACATTGGAGTTTGTGACGACGTCAAAGGTCTCACTGCTATCGTAACTTCATATAACAATATACCCGAAAAGATCATTAAAACCATCCCTTGGTACCTTCATTACAcacttttaattttagaaaagGATCTACACGCCATGCAGACTAAAAATGAACAGCCTAAACcatga
- a CDS encoding uncharacterized protein (Tap349h10.p1c.cand.177 - score = 44.47;~SMART 7 transmembrane domains at aa 180-202, 217-239, 276-298, 379-401, 414-436, 521-540 and 553-575;~7 probable transmembrane helices predicted for TA08480 by TMHMM2.0 at aa 180-202, 217-239, 276-298, 379-401, 414-436, 521-540 and 553-575), which yields MMNNTNTCTVGHAVCVDEVEIGPVIGFKNPCKISKKSNAVNSVGILKLFKYLSLLSLLILSKSHCLTLSYTTESVKKNSTNFGNLDSRYGHGVPTDNSGLDNGTLNNNNFEARHKLSIQVLTTKYSGILNHAETNPSLNLLSGVNEDPDYSDGNVKSKVENNNSLNLVSGGIKLRHWSKVVAGVVILTSTFALLMMTIIRIIESKIEDTQDSFLKNAYNMCYKQIALIGVINLVLWLILQTKLAKKLDRMIFYRDANLSPLNGDVNPIVEPVFECLLSVCVILLAWYIVYVIYFQFIVRRITTWMRKTDNCDVLTVASDLQVLEGNWCYFLWSRNTFNRGNFLANRFEFIDNINNASLPKIDPGGYYFMEYLRANILDYSVQMLKVPREVLVFVIALSLILRKTFDFEGKNEVMLISIFSLFCVVSLVILAYYVSFFPVFLIETKLYPSNLTTYLMLKHNTDDLEISKYSLKSLLPPYKLDNSECEVTNCLVRFVHGDGPVNKHENLFIFKSKGPKILAKLFENLCFGFLLVLSICVYLIKQHADTWLKHYRFGICVILLSIIIVGFLTPKILYSLIIVSKTGLLIDFDTVEKVWESNRSNNTRHAMEIIDALNLDYVMNSLNTKGETYWRHLVGKLKTSPLAVQEQMSEVWRSLDGKKKGYIGMEKILRYISSQGLQFSNNKKIKEFIKAFTRTEPHRLNEDEFSVLGLVVKQIIVVPLDISQMKALFEDAYKIPWSSPGAIDSSTLQTIIKRLGLKWNEGDRRHLLDFLSGGRCDGMSAEKFINQLSTVEQLIKANNYNGLYIEI from the exons ATGATGaataatacaaatacaTGTACAGTTGGACATGCCGTTTGTGTAGATGAGGTCGAAATTGGACCCGTGATTGGTTTTAAAAACCCAtgtaaaatttcaaaaaaaTCAAACGCAGTAAATTCAGTaggaattttaaaactttttAAGTATTTATCGCTACTTTCgttgttaattttaagtaaaTCGCATTGCTTAACCTTATCTTACACCACTGAAAGTGTTAAGAAAAACTCAACAAACTTTGGTAATCTTGATTCGAGATATGGGCATGGAGTTCCTACAGATAACAGTGGTCTAGACAATGGAACTCTAAACAATAATAACTTTGAAGCTAGGCATAAGTTATCAATACAAGTGTTAACTACAAAGTACTCTggaattttaaatcatgCAGAAACTAACCCGTCATTAAACTTGCTTAGTGGTGTAAATGAAGATCCAGATTATTCAGATGGGAACGTAAAATCAAAAGTTGAAAACAATAATTCTCTCAACCTTGTCTCTGGAGGAATTAAACTTAGGCACTGGAGCAAGGTTGTTGCCGGTGTTGTAATCCTGACTTCGACATTTGCATTACTCATGATGACCATAATTAGAATAATAGAGTCAAAGATAGAGGACACCCAGGACTCATTTCTCAAAAACGCATACAACATGTGTTACAAGCAGATCGCATTAATAGGTGTAATTAACCTTGTTCTATGGTTAATTCTACAAACAAAGCTTGCTAAAAAGCTTGATAGAATGATTTTCTACAgg GATGCAAATTTATCACCCTTGAATGGTGATGTTAACCCTATAGTTGAACCCGTTTTCGAGTGCCTCTTGTCTGTTTGTGTGATTTTACTAGCTTGGTACATCGTCTATGTAATTTACTTTCAGTTTATCGTAAGGAGAATAACAACTTGGATGCGGAAAACCGATAACTGTGATGTTCTTACAGTCGCCTCCGATCTTCAGGTATTAGAAGGCAACTGGTGTTACTTCTTATGGAGCAGGAACACTTTTAACAGAGGGAATTTCCTCGCCAACAGGTTTGAGTTCatagataatattaacaacGCGAGTTTACCGAAAATTGATCCCGGAGGTTACTACTTCATGGAATATCTGAGAGCAAACATACTAGATTATTCTGTGCAAATGCTCAAAGTTCCAAGAGAAGTTTTAGTATTTGTAATCGCACTTTCACTCATTTTGAg GAAAACGTTTGATTTTGAGGGCAAAAATGAGGTTATGTTGATTTCAATATTTAGCTTGTTCTGTGTCGTATCTTTGGTTATACTGGCTTACTATGTGAGTTTTTTCCCa gtatttttaattgAGACAAAGTTATACCCATCAAATTTAACTACCTACTTGATGTTAAAACACAACACTGATGACTTGGAAATTTCAAAGTACTCCCTAAAGTCTCTCCTACCTCCATACAAACTGGACAATTCTGAG tgCGAGGTTACCAATTGTCTGGTTAGATTTGTTCACGGTGACGGTCCTGTAAACAAGCATGAGAACttgtttattttcaaatcaaAGGGTCCTAAAATTCTTGCCAAGTTATTTGAGAATCTTTGTTTTGGTTTCCTTCTCGTTCTTTCCATTTGTGTTTACTTAATTAAGCAGCATGCTGATACTTGGCTTAAGCACTATAGGTTCGGAATATGCGTTATTCTTTTGAGTATCATTATTGTGGGATTTCTTACTCCCAAAATCctatattcattaattattgtaAGCAAGACTGGACTACTTATTGACTTTGATACTGTTGAGAAGGTCTGGGAGTCTAATCGTTCCAACAACACCAGGCACGCAATGGAGATAATTGACGCCTTAAACCTCGACTATGTTATGAATTCTCTCAATACAAAGGGTGAAACATACTGGCGGCACTTGGTTGGTAAACTTAAAACTTCTCCTCTTGCTGTTCAAGAGCAAATGAGTGAGGTTTGGCGTAGCCTTGATGGGAAGAAAAAGGGCTATATTGGTATGGAAAAGATCCTCAGGTATATATCATCACAAGGCCTCCAATTCTCCAACAACAAAAAAATCAAg GAGTTCATAAAGGCGTTTACAAGAACCGAACCACACAGGTTAAACGAGGACGAGTTTTCAGTACTTGGTTTGGTGGTTAAGCAAATCATTGTGGTACCACTTGACATTTCACAGATGAAG GCTCTGTTTGAAGATGCTTACAAAATCCCATGGAGCTCGCCAGGAGCAATAGATTCCAGCACACTTCAAACCATCATTAAACGA CTTGGGTTAAAATGGAACGAGGGGGATAGGAGGCACTTGCTTGACTTTTTGAGCGGTGGACGATGCGATGGAATGTCGGCAGAAAAATTCATAAACCAACTATCGACAGTAGAACAACTAATAAAAGCAAACAACTATAATGGTCTAtatatagaaatttaa
- a CDS encoding uncharacterized protein (Tap349h10.p1c.cand.178 - score = 24.33;~SMART 1 transmembrane domain at aa 20-42;~1 probable transmembrane helix predicted for TA08485 by TMHMM2.0 at aa 20-42;~Signal anchor predicted for TA08485 by SignalP 2.0 HMM (Signal peptide probability 0.000, signal anchor probability 0.918) with cleavage site probability 0.000 between residues 41 and 42), which yields MTNEAETNNTTHEFDISKFWVFRSINILFFISILTIFTILLIPIRYLNKERPPSIVTLDLNITGYSHAIKVTAIKQKGPILSVTYNTHNSDHIIGTLKFGNVTLGRDPQYLGRYVSAHYIDNRKRLPFRVLVLDVYPSVFVFRRFLLQENKESTYKQVDGYVYVINGSEQQRLDLNLSDLISSTPISVFTSNYEDIDGRHVTQYVPDSSHRFATLKYNINGRMRIMPEYPTTHQITTVTVVSNKSLEAYKVIITYFSHLSINNSPKFKELYFSAHEPTVYFDNVFDLSTRADLRLTDLDFEVNRYENVKKTPVEYFHSINKNDYLLQFYLNHDFIKYEIVTSDLTDLILTVQNESDDTPYEELLDRTLVVQYKPRFTAPPTFYQFNRYLYHTNFVVFKED from the exons ATGACGAACGAAGCCGAGACTAACAATACAACCCATGAATTCGATATCTCGAAGTTTTGGGTGTTCCGATCCATTAACATTCTCTTCTTTATATCcattttaactattttcACCATCCTTCTAATCCCTATTAGATACCTTAACAAGGAAAGACCCCCGTCTATTGTTACACTTGACCTTAACATCACAGGATATTCACATGCTATCAAGGTTACAGCTATAAAACAGAAAGGACCCATTCTATCGGTTACATATAATACTCACAATTCTGATCACATAAtag gaactttaaaatttggTAATGTAACATTGGGCCGAGATCCTCAATACCTAGGAAGATATGTTAGCGCCCATTACATTGATAACCGAAAACGTTTACCATTTCGTGTACTCGTTTTAGACGTTTACCCCTCCGTCTTCGTTTTTAGGCGCTTCTTGCTACAAGAGAACAAAGAATCCACATATAAACAAGTCGACGGATACGTTTATGTAATTAATGGATCAGAACAACAGAGGTTGGATCTAAACTTGAGTGATTTAATCAGTTCTACTCCAATTTCAGTGTTCACGTCTAACTACGAGGATATAGACGGAAGGCATGTAACGCAGTATGTTCCAGACAGTTCGCATAGATTTGCGACTCtcaaatataatatcaatGGTCGAATGAGAATAATGCCGGAATACCCAACTACTCACCAAATCACCACAGTAACAGTGGTATCAAACAAGTCACTGGAAGCATACAAGGTTATAATTACATATTTCTCACATTTGTCAATAAACAATAGCCCAAAATTCAAAG agTTGTATTTTTCTGCCCATGAACCAACGGTGTATTTTGATAATGTGTTTGATTTATCGACCAGAGCAGATTTAAGACTTACTGACTTAGATTTTGAGGTAAATCGGTATGAAAACGTCAAAAAAACACCCGTGGAATACTTCCATTCAATTAACAAGAACGATTACCTCCTACAATTTTACCTCAACCAcgattttatcaaatatgaAATTGTAACTTCCGACTTAACTGACCTGATTCTCACTGTTCAGAATGAATCCGACGACACACCTTATGAGGAGTTACTGGACAGAACTCTAGTAGTCCAGTACAAACCAAGATTCACTGCTCCACCAACGTTTTACCAGTTCAACCGTTACCTCTATCACACAAACTTTGTAGTTTTTAAAGAGGATTGA
- a CDS encoding pantothenate kinase, putative (Tap349h10.p1c.cand.179 - score = 32.38;~SMART pfam:Fumble (PF03630) at aa 144-503, E()1.10e-10;~1 probable transmembrane helix predicted for TA08490 by TMHMM2.0 at aa 377-396) yields the protein MLTNIFKRIISVHEEIISHINTQKFDQVRPQLNLLISLQNELILTLRKTKFYKEFSNIFSFETEGNYENDELYEISNEDKSLSKEIYKNSKNLKNYIDSVIRNRKILDSNTKTIVSDSFIEEAGDNRFISDELETKLHEVCDEVSLSMDIGGTFVKILLNLPIKNSENYHLFKDVYTSYLHSIYISDRFSELFGSTYKVNVENQRDLEDVLEFLHSIFLSIKVRDRVLVFKYFPLSDFENGYNIEGRCLNFTGGGAYKYTEFLNSTFVKHNVKVNVMDEFSAIVEASKFLTKMDKSAVRYDLIHRIPEVVSLEPVYPFIISNIGSGTFYLKVESENENKHVFGTSISGGTSFGLVNYLLPLKERRSFTKIFKTGKYIYYDIILIKGQIVLIHSLIIKARTTIRMRKFKKEEIKTDCELYPGELYKSLIDMVAYNKGCLGYVIAKANGVKRIIYNGNFICKNTMDSIVAGFAFTSDVYRDKSIELCFPLHGPYIAALGSFIMKTESSS from the exons atgttgactaatatttttaaaagaataATAAGCGTACATGAGGAAATTATTAGTCACATCAACACTCAAAAATTCGATCAAGTACGGCCTCAGCTGAATCTTCTAATTTCACTTCAAAACGAACTAATTCTAACTTTaagaaaaacaaaattttacaaagAATTTAGCAATATTTTCAGCTTTGAAACTGAAGgaaattatgaaaatgatgAGTTATACGAGATATCAAATGAAGATAAGAGTTTATCCaaagaaatttataaaaattccAAAAACTTGAAAAATTACATAGATTCAGTAATTAGAAACCGAAAAATTCTGGATTCTAATACTAAAACAATTGTTTCTGATTCATTCATAGAGGAAGCTGGAGATAACCGTTTCATAAGTGATGAGTTAGAAACCAAACTCCATGAGGTATGTGATGAGGTATCGTTGTCAATGGACATCGGTGGAACATTTGTTAAgattttgttaaatttgCCTATAAAGAATAGCGAAAATTATCACCTTTTCAAGGATGTTTATACTTCGTATCTCCATTCCATTTACATCTCAGACCGATTTTCTGAGTTATTTGGATCAACTTATAAAGTAAACGTAGAAAATCAAAGGGATCTGGAGGATGTTCTGGAATTTCTACATTCTATATTCCTGAGTATCAAGGTTAGGGACAGAGTTCTGGTATTCAAATACTTTCCACTCTCCGATTTCGAAAAT GGATATAACATAGAGGGGAGGTGCTTAAATTTTACTGGAGGAGGGGCATATAAGTATACTGAGTTTCTGAATTCCACTTTTGTGAAACACAATGTAAAAGTTAATGTAATGGACGAGTTCTCTGCGATAGTTGAAGCCTCAAAATTTCTTACTAAAATGGACAAATCGGCTGTACGATACGATTTAATTCATAGAATTCCAGAAGTTGTTTCACTG GAGCCAGTTTACCcctttataatttcaaatatagGTTCGGGGACTTTTTACCTAAAG GTGGAAagtgaaaatgaaaataaacatGTTTTTGGAACGTCAATTTCAGGag GCACCTCATTCGGCCTTGTGAACTACCTCCTTCCTTTAAAAGAAAGAAGATCGTTTACCAAGATATTTAAAACAggtaaatatatatattatgacataattttaataaaggGACAAATCGTCTTGATTCATTCTCTGATTATAAAGGCGAGAACGACAATTCGGATGA GAAAGTTTAAAAAGGAAGAAATCAAAACTGACTGCGAACTATACCCTGGAGAGTTATACAAGAGCCTGATTGATATGGTAGCGTACAATAAAGGCTGTTTAGGCTATGTTATAGCAAAGGCAAATGGAGTAAAGAGGATCATTTATAACGGAAATTTCATATGCAAGAACACAATGGACTCGATTGTTGCAGGCTTCGCCTTCACATCGGACGTTTACAGGGATAAATCAATTGAACTATGTTTCCCTCTACACGGACCTTATATAGCAGCTTTAGGATCCTTTATAATGAAAACCGAATCTTCTTCATAG
- a CDS encoding uncharacterized protein (Tap349h10.p1c.cand.180 - score = 9.95), producing the protein MYEDSNIMEVNLPEETHVLLVENIMRLWKDKPEMCKSICLHIMKRLLNEVFWPGLKSNVRWKTYYAMSWFMYRFKDEKISIPGICQHNLNYRILLEHSINSALMDSQALIFCDEFVSELGNQLEHLKHYNNN; encoded by the coding sequence ATGTATGAAGACTCTAATATTATGGAGGTTAATTTGCCAGAGGAAACCCATGTACTATTGGTTGAGAATATAATGAGGTTATGGAAGGATAAGCCCGAAATGTGCAAGTCAATTTGCCTACACATCATGAAAAGACTCCTTAATGAGGTGTTTTGGCCAGGTTTAAAGAGCAATGTTAGATGGAAGACGTATTATGCTATGAGCTGGTTCATGTATAGATTTAAAGATGAGAAAATTAGTATACCTGGAATATGCCAACACAACTTAAATTATCGCATATTGCTAGAGCATTCAATAAACTCTGCTCTAATGGATTCTCAAGCACTGATTTTTTGTGATGAGTTTGTAAGTGAACTTGGGAATCAACTGGAACATTTAAAACATTACAATAATAACTAA
- a CDS encoding uncharacterized protein (Tap349h10.p1c.cand.181 - score = 7.25), which produces MVGEFLKKRNIDDIWANFDPDVSDPQRLMFGVKEIDQALKGGLLLGKLSEIYGPSGSGKTQFALSLTSEVFEY; this is translated from the coding sequence atggTTGGGGAATTTTTGAAGAAAAGAAACATTGATGATATTTGGGCAAACTTTGATCCCGATGTTTCAGATCCCCAACGCCTTATGTTTGGAGTCAAAGAGATTGACCAAGCCCTTAAAGGTGGACTTCTACTAGGAAAACTTAGCGAAATTTACGGACCATCCGGTTCAGGAAAAACACAATTCGCTCTTTCCCTAACTTCTGAGGtatttgaatattaa